The following coding sequences lie in one Kamptonema formosum PCC 6407 genomic window:
- the purQ gene encoding phosphoribosylformylglycinamidine synthase subunit PurQ, which yields MKFGVIVFPGSNCDRDVVWVTQGLLNQPTRMIWHEETDISDLDVVVIPGGFSYGDYLRCGAIARFSPVMKATVEHAKLGKPVLGICNGFQVLTEAGLLPGALTRNAGLSFICDRTPLKVERTNTLWTSAYKSGQIINLPIAHGEGRYYADADTLAELEDNGQILFRYCTSAGQISNVGNPNGSLNNIAGICNRQGNVLGMMPHPERASDPMLGNTEGIKLFEGLLLAALADV from the coding sequence ATGAAATTTGGCGTTATTGTTTTTCCCGGTTCAAATTGCGATCGCGATGTGGTTTGGGTGACTCAAGGCTTGCTAAATCAGCCTACTCGCATGATTTGGCATGAAGAAACGGATATTTCTGACCTAGATGTGGTAGTAATTCCCGGCGGTTTCAGTTATGGAGATTATTTGAGATGCGGCGCGATCGCACGTTTTTCTCCAGTTATGAAAGCTACTGTTGAACACGCCAAACTGGGTAAACCCGTTTTGGGCATTTGCAACGGTTTTCAAGTATTAACCGAAGCGGGTTTACTCCCAGGGGCCTTAACCAGAAATGCAGGTTTAAGTTTTATTTGCGATCGCACCCCTCTCAAAGTCGAACGCACTAACACTCTTTGGACTTCGGCTTATAAATCCGGTCAAATTATCAACCTTCCCATTGCTCACGGTGAGGGACGCTACTATGCGGATGCTGATACTTTAGCTGAACTTGAAGATAACGGTCAAATCTTATTTCGCTACTGTACAAGTGCAGGTCAAATCAGCAATGTTGGCAATCCTAACGGTTCGTTAAATAATATTGCAGGTATTTGCAATCGTCAAGGAAATGTGTTAGGAATGATGCCGCATCCAGAAAGGGCTTCCGATCCTATGTTGGGCAATACC
- the purS gene encoding phosphoribosylformylglycinamidine synthase subunit PurS, which translates to MSIVNFQSDLTSDIAVTQKYQARIYITLRPSVLDPAGTAVQSGLEHMGYDNVERIRIGKYIEMTLSCVDEAAARLELDRICDQLLANPVIENYTFDLTELLTVNG; encoded by the coding sequence ATGAGTATTGTTAACTTTCAGTCAGACTTGACATCAGACATTGCTGTGACTCAGAAATATCAGGCTCGAATTTATATCACCCTCCGCCCCTCGGTTTTAGACCCTGCTGGTACTGCTGTACAGTCTGGTTTGGAACACATGGGCTATGACAATGTTGAGCGCATTCGGATCGGCAAGTATATTGAAATGACACTTTCTTGTGTCGATGAAGCCGCAGCCCGCCTTGAACTCGACCGTATTTGCGACCAACTCTTAGCTAATCCTGTTATTGAGAATTATACTTTTGATTTGACGGAATTGTTAACGGTTAACGGTTAA
- a CDS encoding Fur family transcriptional regulator, protein MRTHHTRSQERILNLLKTLNRSISAQDIYLELRNSDQSMGLATVYRSLDVLKREGIIQVRTLGSGESLYSVVQEDQHHLTCLECGDSIPINECPVHELERQLQKLHSFKIYYHTLEFFGLCNRCALTQES, encoded by the coding sequence ATGAGAACCCACCACACCCGCAGTCAGGAGCGTATTTTAAATCTGCTCAAGACCCTCAACCGCTCAATTTCAGCTCAAGATATATACTTAGAACTGCGTAACAGCGACCAAAGCATGGGTTTAGCGACAGTTTACCGTTCCCTGGATGTCTTAAAGCGCGAGGGAATTATTCAGGTGCGGACATTGGGGAGCGGGGAGTCCTTGTATAGCGTGGTACAAGAAGACCAACACCACCTAACTTGTCTGGAATGCGGGGACTCGATTCCCATTAACGAATGTCCCGTCCACGAATTGGAACGCCAGTTACAAAAGTTGCACTCATTCAAGATTTATTACCATACGCTGGAGTTTTTCGGACTGTGCAATCGCTGTGCTCTGACTCAAGAATCTTAA